From the Pseudarthrobacter sp. MM222 genome, one window contains:
- a CDS encoding LacI family DNA-binding transcriptional regulator: MTGPSITIKDVAALAGVSAATASRVLSGNPATSPQSREKVAAAVAQLDFHPNAQARALRSTKTNVIGLLVSDVRNPFFADLAHAAEQAALAEGLVTLLGNANESILQQDRYLDTFISQRVDGVIAAPQGQGSSSLHALLERGIPTVFVDRTVDGIDVPSVTTDSDSGIRQAVEHLIRQGHERVGYIAGPQSTSTGRDRLRSFSRAALDFGLSTDPALTYFGDFQSASGSAGAHHLLGLAQPPTALLAADSPMAVGALATLNRKGLRIGRDMALIAFDDIEWFSLLDPPLTVISHDVEAMGRTAVRLLLEVIDGQNPESVVLSSELIVRASSGTPDPSLGQL; encoded by the coding sequence GTGACGGGACCTTCCATCACCATCAAGGACGTGGCGGCACTCGCCGGCGTCTCCGCCGCCACAGCCTCGCGGGTGCTCTCCGGAAACCCGGCAACCTCCCCGCAGTCCCGGGAGAAGGTGGCCGCCGCCGTCGCCCAGCTGGACTTCCACCCCAACGCCCAGGCCCGGGCACTCCGCTCCACCAAGACCAACGTCATCGGACTCCTGGTCTCCGACGTCCGGAACCCGTTTTTCGCCGACCTGGCGCATGCCGCCGAGCAGGCAGCGCTGGCGGAGGGACTCGTCACCCTGCTGGGCAACGCCAACGAGAGCATCCTCCAGCAGGACCGGTATCTGGACACCTTCATTTCACAGCGCGTGGACGGCGTCATCGCCGCTCCGCAAGGCCAGGGAAGCTCCAGCCTGCACGCGCTGCTGGAACGGGGCATCCCCACGGTCTTCGTCGACCGTACCGTCGACGGTATCGACGTGCCCAGCGTGACAACGGACAGCGATTCCGGCATCCGCCAGGCCGTGGAGCATCTCATCCGCCAGGGCCACGAACGCGTCGGCTATATCGCCGGGCCCCAGTCGACCTCAACCGGACGGGACCGGCTCAGGTCCTTCTCACGGGCTGCCCTGGATTTCGGGCTCAGCACCGACCCTGCACTGACGTATTTCGGTGACTTCCAGTCCGCCAGCGGCTCGGCCGGAGCTCACCACCTGCTGGGTCTGGCCCAGCCTCCCACGGCCCTGCTGGCCGCGGACAGCCCGATGGCCGTCGGAGCGCTGGCCACCCTGAACCGGAAGGGGCTGCGCATCGGCCGGGACATGGCCCTGATCGCCTTCGACGACATCGAGTGGTTTTCGCTGCTCGACCCGCCCCTTACCGTCATTTCCCACGACGTGGAGGCCATGGGCAGGACCGCCGTCCGGCTTCTGCTCGAGGTCATCGACGGGCAGAACCCCGAATCGGTGGTCCTCTCGAGTGAGCTGATCGTCCGGGCCTCCTCGGGCACGCCGGATCCCAGCCTCGGACAGCTGTGA
- a CDS encoding GntR family transcriptional regulator: MTTSDALAGTASGAAAARLRVTVPSVADRVAAELRLQLAEGLLLPGARLTESTIAEDLGVSRNTVREAFAELAAERLVVRLPNRGVFVASLGPGDIHDVYAVRRAVEVSAIRAGGTPERVAAVRAAVEEGKAAAAADDEEALGTANQHFHGAIVGLAESRRLDTIMSQVLAEMRLFFHKATVDAHFYRGYLGDNEEICAALEAGELDRAGSLLLSYLDRSEAKQSAVHGD; encoded by the coding sequence ATGACGACTTCCGATGCACTCGCCGGCACCGCCTCAGGCGCGGCTGCGGCGCGGTTGCGCGTGACCGTTCCCTCGGTGGCGGACCGGGTTGCCGCCGAGCTTCGCCTTCAGCTGGCTGAGGGTCTGTTGCTGCCGGGCGCCCGGTTGACCGAATCGACCATCGCCGAGGACCTGGGGGTGTCCCGCAACACGGTCCGGGAGGCCTTTGCCGAACTGGCCGCCGAGCGGCTGGTGGTCCGCCTCCCTAACCGCGGCGTGTTCGTGGCGAGCCTTGGCCCGGGCGACATCCACGATGTCTACGCGGTGCGCCGCGCGGTAGAGGTCAGCGCCATCCGGGCGGGAGGCACCCCGGAGCGGGTGGCCGCCGTCCGGGCCGCGGTGGAGGAAGGCAAAGCCGCGGCAGCCGCGGATGACGAGGAAGCCCTTGGCACGGCAAATCAGCACTTCCACGGCGCGATCGTGGGGCTGGCCGAAAGCCGCAGGCTGGATACGATCATGTCCCAGGTCCTCGCCGAGATGCGCCTTTTCTTCCACAAGGCCACTGTCGACGCCCATTTCTACCGCGGCTATCTCGGTGACAACGAGGAGATCTGCGCCGCACTGGAGGCCGGCGAACTCGACCGCGCCGGCAGTCTCCTGCTGTCCTACCTCGACCGCTCGGAAGCCAAGCAGAGCGCCGTCCACGGGGACTAG
- a CDS encoding LamB/YcsF family protein → MATIDLNSDVGESFGRWTLGDDTAMFRSVSSANVACGFHAGDPSVIRRTCREAVAAGVVIGAHVGYRDLAGFGRRFLDVDPQELADDVVYQIGALQALAAVEGGTVQYVKPHGGLYNAIVSHTAQAQAVVDAVKSVDPNLPILGLPGSEVLRLAEAAGLRAVREAFADRAYNPDGTLVSRTLPGAVLEDPALVTEHVLRMATDSAVRTIDGSILKISAESICVHGDSPGAVTMAAAVREALTAAGITTAAFV, encoded by the coding sequence ATGGCAACTATTGACCTGAACAGCGACGTCGGCGAATCCTTCGGACGCTGGACCCTGGGCGATGACACGGCGATGTTCCGCTCGGTGTCCAGCGCCAACGTGGCCTGCGGCTTCCACGCAGGGGACCCCAGCGTCATCCGCCGGACCTGCCGCGAGGCAGTGGCCGCCGGCGTGGTGATCGGCGCCCACGTCGGCTACCGCGACCTAGCCGGCTTTGGCCGGCGCTTCCTGGATGTCGATCCGCAAGAACTGGCGGACGACGTCGTCTACCAGATCGGCGCACTGCAGGCGCTGGCCGCCGTCGAGGGGGGCACGGTCCAGTACGTGAAGCCGCATGGTGGCCTCTACAACGCCATCGTCTCGCACACCGCCCAGGCGCAGGCCGTCGTCGACGCCGTGAAATCCGTTGACCCGAACCTGCCGATCCTGGGCCTGCCCGGCTCGGAAGTGTTGCGCCTTGCCGAAGCCGCCGGCCTCCGTGCCGTCAGGGAAGCCTTCGCCGACCGCGCCTACAACCCGGACGGCACCCTCGTATCCCGTACGCTCCCCGGGGCCGTGCTGGAGGACCCCGCCCTCGTCACCGAGCACGTCCTCCGGATGGCCACCGATTCCGCCGTCCGCACCATCGATGGCTCCATCCTGAAAATCAGCGCCGAAAGCATCTGCGTCCATGGCGACTCCCCGGGAGCCGTCACCATGGCCGCAGCCGTCCGCGAAGCGCTCACCGCCGCGGGCATCACCACCGCCGCATTCGTCTAA
- a CDS encoding MFS transporter: MTAPQQANPAASKRKLPPGALKAYIASLTGTSLEYYDFAIYSVASALVFPKVFFPGNDEFVGLLLSFSAFAVGYLARPIGGVIFGRLGDKIGRKHVLVVTLMLIGVATVLIGALPGYATLGVAAPIILVLLRLAQGIGVGGEWGGAVLLSSEFGDARRRGFWSSAAQIGPPAGNLMANGVLALLAATLSNEDFLSWGWRVAFLASALLVVFGLLIRLKLEETPVFKAIQAHGEQPKAPIKEVFTKEPRALVAAALSRVCPDVLYALFTVFVAVYATKQLGMTTGNVLGAILIGSAFQIFLIPAAGALTDRFNRRLVYGIAAVGTAVYIPLFFLMIEGKSVVMLTLGVVIGLAFHAFMYGPQAAYITEQFPARLRYAGSSLAYTLAGVIGGAVAPLIFTALYAASGNWVLIAGYLAVASTVTIIGLALGRNPQTEEEERLLQDTHA, from the coding sequence ATGACCGCACCGCAACAGGCCAATCCGGCCGCCAGCAAGAGGAAGCTGCCGCCCGGCGCCCTCAAGGCTTACATCGCCAGCCTCACCGGCACCTCGCTGGAGTACTACGACTTCGCGATCTACTCCGTGGCCTCAGCCCTGGTGTTCCCCAAGGTATTCTTCCCCGGCAACGACGAATTCGTCGGCCTGCTGCTCTCCTTCTCCGCCTTCGCGGTGGGGTACCTCGCCCGCCCCATCGGTGGCGTGATCTTCGGCCGGCTCGGTGACAAGATCGGCCGCAAGCATGTCCTTGTCGTCACCCTCATGCTGATCGGTGTTGCCACCGTGCTGATCGGTGCCCTGCCGGGCTACGCGACCCTCGGTGTCGCAGCACCCATCATCCTTGTGCTGCTGCGCCTGGCCCAGGGCATCGGCGTCGGCGGCGAATGGGGCGGTGCCGTCCTGCTCTCCAGCGAATTCGGCGACGCCAGGAGGCGTGGCTTCTGGTCTTCTGCCGCGCAGATCGGTCCGCCGGCCGGCAACCTGATGGCGAACGGTGTCCTGGCCCTGCTGGCCGCAACGCTCAGCAACGAGGACTTCCTCTCCTGGGGCTGGCGCGTCGCCTTCCTCGCCTCGGCCCTGTTGGTGGTCTTTGGCCTGCTGATCCGGCTCAAGCTCGAGGAAACCCCGGTCTTCAAAGCCATCCAGGCCCACGGCGAGCAGCCGAAGGCACCCATCAAGGAGGTTTTCACCAAGGAACCCCGCGCCCTCGTGGCCGCCGCCCTCTCCCGTGTCTGCCCCGACGTGCTGTACGCCCTCTTTACCGTCTTCGTGGCCGTGTACGCCACCAAGCAGCTGGGCATGACCACGGGCAACGTCCTGGGCGCCATCCTGATCGGCTCCGCCTTCCAGATCTTCCTGATCCCCGCGGCCGGCGCCCTGACGGACCGGTTCAACCGCCGTCTCGTCTATGGCATCGCCGCCGTGGGCACCGCCGTCTACATCCCGCTGTTCTTCCTGATGATCGAGGGCAAGTCCGTCGTGATGCTGACCCTCGGCGTCGTGATCGGGCTGGCCTTCCACGCCTTCATGTACGGCCCGCAGGCCGCGTACATCACAGAGCAGTTCCCGGCCCGGCTCCGCTACGCCGGCAGCTCGCTGGCCTACACTCTGGCCGGCGTGATCGGCGGTGCCGTCGCACCCCTGATCTTCACCGCCCTTTACGCTGCCAGTGGCAACTGGGTCCTGATCGCCGGCTACCTCGCGGTCGCCTCGACCGTAACCATCATCGGACTGGCCCTCGGCCGCAACCCGCAGACCGAGGAAGAGGAACGGCTCCTGCAGGATACCCACGCCTAA
- a CDS encoding 5-oxoprolinase/urea amidolyase family protein, translated as MIETAGEPPAAQHAAAHKVRSVRAVGTRAVLAELSGTQDVLALQALLLEKPLPGQLDVLAAAETVLVTADSPVSARRIAEQLLRLDLTAPVQREGELVVIDTLYDGQDLAEVGKLTGLGPEGVIAAHTGQVWTVAFAGFAPGFGYMVGENQALEVPRRSSPRTAVPAGSVALAGNYSAVYPRRSPGGWQLIGRTGAKMWDLDRQQPALASPGHRVQFRAVRDVVTLAPEQTPASAPTPEVSTGLRIVAPGLQSLVQDLGRHGHSGLGVSAAGALDRASLRRANRLVGNTPSAAAIETVAGGLTVQAVGDQVLAVTGAPSDLVIETQSDTEAGPFQRTVPMATPFALLDGETLTLGAPGSGFRSYLAVRGGVDAAPVLGSRSTDTMSGIGPAPLAAGELLAAGGEADSGVVGSPELQPEFPGTGVTVLDVVPGPRADWFDQAALDSFAGQEWSVTPQSNRVGMRLDGTALRRSRAGELPSEGTVAGALQVPPEGLPVLFLADHPITGGYPVIAVVVDSQLDLAAQVPIGGKIRFRWSPAGPKQSASPEHLTPERKASP; from the coding sequence ATGATTGAGACAGCGGGGGAACCCCCGGCAGCCCAGCACGCGGCAGCACACAAGGTCCGCTCCGTGCGGGCGGTGGGCACCCGCGCGGTACTCGCCGAACTTTCCGGCACCCAGGACGTGCTCGCCCTGCAGGCCCTGCTCCTCGAAAAACCGCTGCCCGGCCAGCTGGACGTGCTGGCCGCGGCCGAGACCGTCCTGGTCACCGCGGACTCGCCGGTGTCCGCCCGACGGATTGCCGAGCAGTTGCTCAGGCTCGACCTGACGGCTCCGGTGCAGCGTGAAGGCGAGCTGGTGGTCATTGACACCCTGTACGACGGCCAGGACCTCGCCGAAGTCGGAAAGCTGACCGGCCTCGGGCCGGAGGGTGTGATTGCCGCCCATACCGGCCAGGTCTGGACGGTGGCGTTCGCCGGCTTCGCCCCCGGCTTCGGTTACATGGTGGGGGAGAACCAGGCCCTGGAAGTACCGCGGCGCAGCTCCCCACGCACGGCCGTCCCCGCCGGTTCCGTGGCGCTGGCCGGCAATTACTCGGCCGTCTACCCGCGCCGCTCACCGGGCGGCTGGCAGCTGATCGGCCGCACCGGCGCCAAAATGTGGGACCTGGACCGGCAACAGCCCGCGCTGGCCAGCCCCGGCCACCGGGTCCAGTTCCGTGCGGTCCGGGATGTTGTGACCCTGGCTCCAGAGCAGACCCCTGCTTCTGCTCCTACCCCGGAAGTGAGCACCGGGCTGCGGATCGTGGCGCCGGGACTGCAGAGCCTGGTCCAGGACCTAGGCCGGCACGGCCACTCCGGCCTGGGAGTCTCCGCCGCCGGCGCCCTGGACCGGGCCTCGCTGCGGCGGGCCAACCGCCTGGTCGGGAACACGCCGTCGGCCGCCGCCATCGAAACCGTCGCCGGCGGGCTCACCGTGCAGGCGGTCGGGGACCAGGTCCTCGCCGTCACCGGGGCGCCGTCGGACCTGGTGATCGAGACGCAATCGGACACGGAGGCCGGGCCGTTCCAGCGAACCGTCCCGATGGCCACCCCGTTCGCCCTGCTGGACGGGGAAACCCTGACGCTCGGTGCACCCGGGAGCGGCTTCCGCAGCTACCTTGCCGTGCGCGGCGGCGTGGATGCCGCACCCGTCCTCGGCAGCCGGTCCACTGACACGATGTCCGGGATCGGACCGGCGCCGCTGGCCGCCGGGGAGCTCCTCGCCGCCGGCGGGGAAGCCGACTCCGGCGTCGTCGGCAGTCCCGAGCTGCAGCCGGAGTTCCCCGGCACCGGCGTGACCGTCCTCGACGTCGTCCCCGGCCCCCGCGCCGACTGGTTTGACCAGGCCGCGCTGGACTCCTTCGCCGGCCAGGAATGGTCCGTAACGCCGCAGTCCAACCGGGTGGGCATGCGCCTGGACGGAACCGCGTTGCGGCGCAGCCGCGCCGGCGAACTGCCCAGCGAGGGCACCGTAGCCGGTGCCCTCCAGGTTCCGCCCGAAGGCCTGCCCGTGCTCTTCCTCGCCGACCATCCCATCACAGGCGGCTATCCGGTGATCGCCGTCGTCGTCGACTCGCAGCTCGATCTCGCGGCCCAAGTCCCCATCGGCGGCAAGATCCGCTTCCGCTGGTCGCCTGCCGGCCCGAAGCAGTCCGCCAGCCCAGAACACCTCACCCCCGAACGAAAAGCGAGTCCCTGA
- a CDS encoding acetyl/propionyl/methylcrotonyl-CoA carboxylase subunit alpha: MRKVLIANRGEIAVRIARACDDAELASVAVYADIDADAVHVSAADEAYALGGNSPADTYLNIPRLLAVAAESGADAVHPGYGFLSENDAFAQAVLDAGLTWIGPTPDAIRLLGNKITAREAAVRAGAPLVAGSDGPVHSAAEARAFAEQHGLPIAIKAAFGGGGRGMKVVRTIDEVEEAFDSAVREAVAAFGRGECFVERYLDRPRHVEAQILADSHGNVVVVGTRDCSLQRRHQKLVEEAPAPFLTEQQTRQIYDAAKAVCREADYSGAGTVEFLVAADGTVAFLEVNTRLQVEHPITEETTGIDLVQEQFRIAAGEPLRFSEDPAPRGHSFEFRLNAEDVGRGFLPSPGTITEFTGPTGPGIRLDTGVRAGSFVPPQFDSLLAKLIVTGADRQQALRRARRALAEIRISGVATVLPFHRAVLESPDFTAATGLGIHTRWIETDFAERIPADPDYSTAAPDGDRRTITVEVDGRRMAVGLPVELLNGWARSGAALPAGVALNAASDGGGTADPGELRADMAGTVVKWLVEPGAEVAAGDPVVVLEAMKMETQVAAHRGGTVTDVRAEAGGVVIAGAVLALIG, translated from the coding sequence ATGCGCAAGGTCCTGATCGCCAACCGCGGCGAAATCGCTGTCCGGATTGCCCGGGCTTGCGACGACGCAGAGCTCGCGTCCGTCGCCGTCTACGCGGACATCGACGCCGACGCCGTGCACGTTTCCGCCGCGGACGAGGCATACGCCCTGGGCGGCAACTCGCCCGCGGACACCTACCTCAACATCCCCAGGCTGCTCGCCGTCGCGGCGGAATCCGGCGCCGACGCCGTCCACCCCGGCTACGGCTTCCTATCCGAAAATGATGCGTTCGCCCAGGCCGTCCTGGACGCCGGCCTGACGTGGATCGGTCCGACGCCGGACGCCATCCGGCTGCTCGGCAACAAGATCACCGCCCGCGAGGCGGCTGTCCGCGCCGGCGCACCGCTCGTCGCCGGCAGCGACGGGCCGGTGCATTCCGCCGCCGAGGCCCGGGCCTTCGCCGAACAGCACGGATTGCCGATCGCCATCAAGGCGGCCTTCGGCGGCGGCGGCCGCGGGATGAAGGTGGTCCGGACCATCGATGAGGTCGAAGAGGCCTTCGACTCCGCCGTCCGTGAGGCCGTCGCCGCGTTCGGCCGCGGCGAATGCTTCGTGGAGCGCTACCTGGACCGGCCGCGGCACGTCGAGGCGCAGATCCTGGCCGACTCCCACGGCAACGTGGTCGTCGTCGGGACCCGCGACTGCTCGCTCCAGCGCCGGCACCAGAAGCTTGTGGAGGAGGCCCCTGCGCCGTTCCTCACCGAGCAGCAAACCCGGCAGATCTACGACGCCGCCAAGGCCGTTTGCCGCGAAGCCGACTACTCCGGCGCCGGCACGGTCGAATTCCTTGTCGCGGCCGACGGGACGGTCGCGTTCCTCGAGGTCAACACGCGCCTGCAGGTGGAACACCCGATCACGGAGGAGACCACCGGGATCGACCTGGTGCAGGAACAGTTCCGGATCGCCGCGGGCGAACCGCTGCGGTTCAGCGAAGACCCGGCCCCGCGCGGGCACTCCTTCGAGTTCCGGCTCAACGCCGAGGACGTGGGCCGCGGCTTCCTGCCCTCGCCCGGGACCATCACTGAGTTCACCGGCCCCACCGGCCCCGGAATCCGGCTCGATACCGGTGTCCGCGCCGGCTCCTTTGTGCCGCCCCAGTTCGATTCGCTGCTGGCGAAGCTCATTGTCACCGGCGCCGACCGCCAGCAGGCGCTGCGCCGGGCCCGCCGGGCCCTCGCCGAAATCCGCATCAGCGGCGTCGCCACTGTGCTGCCGTTCCACCGGGCTGTGCTCGAATCCCCGGACTTCACCGCCGCAACCGGCCTGGGCATCCACACCCGCTGGATCGAAACGGACTTCGCGGAGCGGATCCCGGCGGACCCGGATTACAGCACCGCCGCGCCCGACGGCGATCGCCGCACCATCACCGTTGAGGTTGACGGCCGCCGGATGGCGGTCGGTCTGCCCGTGGAGCTGCTGAACGGCTGGGCGAGGTCCGGAGCGGCGCTGCCCGCCGGAGTGGCCCTGAATGCCGCGTCCGACGGCGGCGGCACGGCTGATCCCGGCGAACTGCGCGCGGACATGGCCGGGACCGTGGTGAAGTGGCTGGTCGAGCCGGGCGCGGAGGTCGCCGCGGGGGACCCCGTCGTCGTGCTCGAGGCGATGAAGATGGAGACCCAAGTGGCCGCCCACCGCGGCGGCACTGTCACGGACGTGCGGGCCGAAGCCGGCGGCGTCGTGATCGCGGGCGCGGTGCTGGCGCTGATCGGCTGA
- a CDS encoding GNAT family N-acetyltransferase, with amino-acid sequence MNPLITLAASTRPHDGPAAGVPVRPIEAGDLPELIRMYAHAYADVPVPSDDGSPEWILALFDGVHGRLVPGASLVTIHTDGSLTAAIITTDAPPGTKGGGEAFIAELITRPEHRRQGLAEELLRHCMQALHAMGRSTVAVSVDSANAAAMALYLSRDFRRLTDDSDSDGDND; translated from the coding sequence ATGAACCCTTTGATCACGCTCGCTGCATCGACCCGGCCGCACGATGGGCCTGCGGCTGGCGTCCCCGTCCGGCCCATTGAAGCCGGGGACCTTCCTGAACTCATCCGGATGTACGCGCATGCCTATGCCGACGTACCGGTCCCGTCCGACGATGGCAGTCCCGAATGGATCCTTGCCCTGTTCGACGGCGTCCACGGCCGCCTCGTTCCCGGAGCGTCCCTGGTCACCATCCACACGGATGGCAGTCTCACCGCCGCCATCATCACCACGGACGCGCCGCCGGGAACCAAAGGCGGCGGGGAAGCTTTCATCGCCGAACTCATCACACGCCCCGAGCACCGCCGCCAAGGGCTGGCTGAAGAACTCCTCCGCCACTGCATGCAGGCCCTGCATGCCATGGGCCGAAGCACCGTGGCCGTCAGCGTCGACAGCGCCAATGCTGCGGCGATGGCTCTCTACCTGTCCAGGGATTTCCGCCGCCTCACGGATGACAGCGACTCCGACGGGGATAACGACTGA